The Mesorhizobium sp. M1D.F.Ca.ET.043.01.1.1 genome contains a region encoding:
- a CDS encoding DUF2285 domain-containing protein, producing MVASAGDLSRWGVLFRGVLWPRFGRILVSALVRPCAAGHCGTVACLVADTAVRTLGIALSCNRPAGARQEPACSSSQCGPRAAARRLGREYPPPCLPAYASHLARGAFKASTEGTGVPQCSQSRATVAPRLFAPEKRGVRLSFVLRALDGSLAGAPHRELAEVLIGQRRVHADWADPRDHLRDRIRRAVSRGRALMNGGYRDFLI from the coding sequence ATGGTCGCGTCGGCCGGCGACCTGTCACGCTGGGGTGTTCTGTTTCGCGGAGTCTTGTGGCCGCGCTTCGGTCGTATTCTGGTGTCCGCTCTGGTGCGTCCATGTGCTGCCGGTCATTGCGGAACGGTTGCCTGCCTCGTCGCCGACACCGCCGTTCGAACTCTCGGCATTGCCCTGTCGTGCAATCGTCCTGCTGGCGCCCGACAAGAGCCAGCATGTTCTTCTTCGCAATGCGGACCACGCGCTGCAGCTCGCCGTCTCGGGCGCGAATATCCTCCACCCTGTTTGCCTGCATACGCAAGCCATCTGGCCCGCGGTGCTTTTAAAGCATCGACTGAGGGGACTGGAGTGCCTCAATGCTCTCAGTCTAGGGCAACAGTTGCCCCCCGCTTGTTTGCGCCGGAAAAGCGCGGCGTTCGTTTGTCCTTCGTTCTTCGTGCGCTCGACGGTTCGCTCGCCGGAGCACCTCATCGCGAGCTCGCCGAAGTTCTCATCGGTCAACGGCGCGTCCATGCCGACTGGGCGGATCCTCGCGATCATCTGCGCGACCGCATCCGTCGGGCCGTCTCGCGTGGCCGCGCGCTCATGAATGGTGGCTACAGAGATTTCCTAATTTGA